A portion of the Chromobacterium sp. IIBBL 290-4 genome contains these proteins:
- a CDS encoding NAD(P)-dependent oxidoreductase has protein sequence MHIGYIGLGIMGRPCVLNLLEAGHQVSVWARRKESAAPLLDAGARWAETPAELAAQVEVLVTNVSDTADVEAVLLGERGAIHGAKPGLVCVDMSTIAPNGARRIAAALLDKGIDFLDCPVSGGEVGAVNGTLTIMAGGKAEALEKARPALQAMGQTITHIGASGAGQVAKACNQIAVAVGVAAVAEIVKLARACDVDPAPVRAALLGGFAQSRVLDVHGQRMIDDNYAPGFKAKLHAKDMHIVLDTAREQGISLPAAERTMTLIDQLVAQGDGELDSSAIAKLIWQQN, from the coding sequence ATGCATATCGGTTATATCGGTCTTGGCATCATGGGGCGTCCTTGCGTCCTCAATCTGCTAGAGGCTGGCCATCAGGTCAGCGTTTGGGCTAGGCGCAAGGAAAGCGCCGCTCCGCTTTTGGACGCGGGCGCGCGCTGGGCGGAAACGCCTGCCGAATTGGCGGCCCAGGTAGAGGTGCTGGTGACCAATGTGTCGGATACCGCGGATGTCGAGGCGGTGCTGCTCGGCGAGAGGGGCGCGATCCATGGCGCCAAGCCAGGCTTGGTGTGCGTTGATATGAGCACCATCGCGCCGAACGGGGCCAGGCGCATCGCGGCGGCGTTGCTGGATAAGGGCATCGATTTTCTGGATTGCCCGGTGTCCGGCGGCGAAGTCGGCGCGGTCAACGGCACGCTCACCATCATGGCGGGCGGCAAAGCGGAAGCGCTGGAAAAAGCCCGCCCGGCATTGCAGGCCATGGGGCAGACCATTACCCATATCGGCGCGAGCGGGGCCGGCCAAGTGGCCAAGGCCTGCAATCAGATCGCCGTGGCGGTGGGGGTGGCGGCGGTGGCGGAGATCGTGAAACTGGCCCGCGCATGCGATGTCGACCCGGCTCCCGTCCGTGCCGCCCTGCTGGGAGGTTTCGCCCAAAGCCGCGTGTTGGATGTGCATGGCCAGCGGATGATAGACGACAATTACGCGCCGGGATTCAAGGCCAAGCTGCATGCCAAGGACATGCATATCGTGCTGGATACGGCGCGGGAGCAGGGCATCAGCCTGCCGGCTGCGGAACGCACCATGACATTGATAGACCAGTTGGTGGCGCAGGGCGATGGCGAGTTGGATTCGTCGGCGATCGCCAAACTGATCTGGCAGCAGAACTAA
- a CDS encoding HU family DNA-binding protein, whose protein sequence is MTKAELIALLADKSGQTKADVLRVLAAFDEVLLDTLASNGELSIVAGKFKVKESAARTGRNPKTGETIQIAAKRKVAFVASKQLKDRIA, encoded by the coding sequence TGACTAAAGCCGAACTGATTGCCCTGCTCGCCGACAAGTCCGGCCAGACCAAAGCCGACGTACTGCGCGTACTGGCCGCTTTTGACGAAGTGTTGCTGGACACGCTGGCCAGCAATGGCGAACTCAGCATCGTCGCCGGCAAGTTCAAGGTGAAGGAAAGCGCCGCCCGCACCGGCCGCAACCCCAAGACTGGCGAAACCATCCAGATCGCCGCCAAGCGCAAAGTGGCCTTCGTCGCCAGCAAGCAACTGAAGGATCGCATCGCCTAA